The DNA region GCCACCGACCGCAGGCGTGGTTCGGTGAGCCAGGTCGAGCCGTGGTCGAGAACCGGGACGATCGGTGCAGCCTGGGGGCCGGCCTGCGCCAGCCACGTCAACCCTGCCACCTCGTAGTCGATGGCCCCGGGACGGGAATCGGTCTTGCGGAAGGTCTGCGATGCGCTCACGTCTCGAGCCTAGGTGTTTCAGCCAGGCGTTCCCAGACATCCCGTATCACCCGCGATGAAACCCGCCATTCGCGTCGGGAATCCTCGTCGTGGACATCAAGTCTACCTAGCTGGCCGGATTCTCTGAGTTGCCGAGAGTCGTGCGTTCCTCGGGGTTGATCAGTCGGCGATATGAACCCTGCTTCCGGCGGCCCGGAAGGCGTCAAGCGTTGCCTGAGGCGCATCTTGCATGGTGACCAAGTCGTCGATGTCGTCGATGCCTCCGAAGCGAAAACTCGAGGTCCGTGAAAGCTTGTCGCTCGTAGCAGCCAGAACAACACGGGCCGAGGATGCGAGGATGGCGCGTTTCACCTGGGCGTCTTGATGCGTCGTGACCGTCAGGCCCATGGCAGGAGAGGCAGAACATGTGCCGATGATGGCGACATCGGCCCGGAACGCACCTAACGCGCGTAGGCATGAAGCAGCCTCGTAGCGCAGGCTTTCGGGCATGAGCGTTCCGTCCGGCGTGCTCACGGTGGCCACGCCGCCTTCGCCCAGGGACAGCGCGGCACGCAACGAGAGACACAAGGCCGTGATGGGACGTTCCTGAAGAGCCTGTGCCACGGCGACCATGGTCGAGCCATTGTCGATGATCACGGACATGTCGTCGGTCACGAGGCGGGAGACCAGCTGGGCTATGGCCGCCTTGCCGGCAGCGTTCTCGGCCGACCGCAAGGAGTAGGGCATAGGCATACCGCGCAGGTTCACCGCCACCGCCCCGCCATGCACCTTGCGTAACTGTCCGTGGCCTTCGAGCTCGGTCAAATCGCGGCGGATCGTCGCCGGCGAGGCGCCGGTAAGCTCTACGAGTGCATTCACCGAAGTCGGTGAGGCTCCGAGAGAGTTGATGATCATTTTCTGACGAAATAATCGTTGCATATGATTATTCAATCATACATGCTAGTTGCATGTTTCATACGTGGCAGCAAATTTGGGCCATCCTCAGTACCGAGGGCCTAGTCGTCACCGCAAGCGTGTCCCGCCAGGTGGCTGGGCAAGACGGAGGCGACGATGACACACACTGATCCGCGACTGGCTGACATCCAGGCGGTCCTGTTCGACATGGACGGAACGTTGGTGGACTCTACCGCAGCGGTCGAATCCATTTGGTCCACTTGGGCTGAGCAGAACAGTATTCCCACCGCTGATGTACTGGCTTGGTGTCATGGTCGGCAGGTGGCTGCGACCATCACCCACTTCCTGCCTCACATCACCCCGGAAAACCTCCAGAGCATGGTGAGTGTCCAACTGGACCAGGAGTGCACACGGCTCGAAAGCATCAAGCCTGCGACCGGTGGCCCGGAACTCCTCATCTGGCTTGACACCCACCACATCCCGTGGGGCGTCGTCACCAACGCGCCGCGACGACTCGCGCTCGCCCGGCTAAGCGCTGCCACCATCGATCCACCGCTCTTGGTCACCCTCGAGGACATCGCGCATGGCAAGCCAGCGCCCGATGGTTACCTCCACGCAGTCCGCTCCTGCGGTGCCACGCCCGCCCGAACACTGGCCGTGGAGGACTCTGCGTCCGGCCTCGCAGCTGCACGCAGCGCCGGCACTGTGGTCGTTGCCGTGGGAGGACGCAGTGATGCTGACATCGTGTGTCACGACCTTGTCGACCTGCACCGCCTGCTCGTCCAGATGCGTTCCGCGTAGCCCAATCGAGAGGGCAGACAACCGTGAACGTCACGACCTTGCAAACTCAGGGCGAGCAAGCGGTGGCCACCAGAACCAACATCATCGAACCGTCAGCCCGCGACGGGGCGGCACGCTGGCCACTGAGCATCATCCTGCTGCCCCCACCGCCAGCAGAGAACGTGCTGGCCGCCCTGACACAGGAAGCCGTCGGCCTCGCCGGGACAGACCACCTGCACAGCGGGGCTACGGACTGTGCACACGTCACCGTCCGAGCGCTGGAAAACCGGCGGCCGGTACCGCAGCAAGATCCGTTCGCGACCAGATGCGCGAGCGCGCTCGACCGAGCCTGTGCCCGTCACGCACCCTTGTCCATGAAACTCGAGCGCCTTCTCGTAGCCCCCGGGGGTGTTCTTGCGCTCCTGCACCCCACCAGCCCAGACGCCGACGAATTCCGCACCCACACGCTCGGCCAGGAACTCGGGCCGGACGCCTACCGGGAAGGTATCCTCAGTCCCCGGGATCTCTGGTACGTGTCCCTGCTCCACTTCCGCGGCCCCGTCGAACACCCCGAAAACCTCGTCACCTGGAGCCACCAACAACTCGCTCCGACCGTATGGACTTTCCCTGTCGCAACGCTGTGTACCTACGAAACCACCACCACGGCGATGCGTCCCCACATCCACCACACGGCCACGTTCGGGCGGACGATCCGACCGCACTACTTTGATGCGACCAGTGGTGTGGGCGACAGGCAGTAGTCAGTGGTCCTGCAGCGCGAGGTCACCGATCATCCCAATGCCGCAAGGCAGACATCCTCGCGTTCATCCAGTTTTCGCCTGAGATCTGGTCGAACAATCCCATCAGATGGCTGAACCGGGACGTGGTCGTTCGTCTTACCGGTGCCGTCCTGGCCGAGCAGAACGACGAATAGGTCGAAGAAAGCCACTACCTTGGTCTCGAAACTCATCACCACGAACCGCCCAACTCCACCACCAACCACTCCGAGCACCAAGCAATTCAGGGCCAGTCCTTTCGCCAGCTGACCTCACCCCACAGGATCACCAACGACTACACCACATCGCGGGATTTGACCACGTGCCTCGGCACACTGGCCACCGCCACCGCCGTCGTCAACGGAACGGCCAGCACCAGACCGATCGACCCGACGAGTGTTCGGATGATCTCCGCGGCGAACTGCTCGCTGGTGAGCACCTGCTGCAACGGTTGGTTGTCCAGGTGCATGAGAACGAGCACCGGCAGTGCGGCACCCGTGGCGGCGAAGGCGGTCGTGTAGATCGTCGAGGCGATGTGATCGCGTCCAATACGCATGGCACTGGTGAACAACCGTCGCCGGTCCAGTCCTCCCTCCCAGATGTCGGCAAGTTCCCACACCGCCGAGGCCTGGGTGATGGTGACGTCGTTGAGCACACCCAGTCCGGCGACGACGATGGCGCAGGTGACGAGGACCGACATGTGCATTTGCGGCGCGATGGCTCCCAGCAGAAGGTCGTCCTCACCGCTCACACCGGTGAAATGTGACCAGGTCGCTGCCCACATCCCCAGTCCGGCGCACACCAGGATGCCGAAAATCGTGCCGACCAGAGCAGTTGTGGTGCGCATGTTGACGCCGTGGGTGAGATACAGCACGAGGAACATGATCGCCAGGCTGGTCACCACACCGATGAGCAGCGGGTCACGGCCCATGACGAGGGCGGGGATCATGAACGTCCAGATGAGCCACAATGCGAACCCCAGGGCGACGACGGCACGTACCCCTCGCCACCTGGCCACGGCGATGACGACGACGAGAAAGATGAGGGCAAAGGCAATCATCGAGTGGTTCCGGTCGAAGTCACGGAACTGGTAGGTGCCGTCCCCACCGGATGGATCTGGCACGTGATAGACGACGACGTTTTGCCCGGGGCTGATTCCCGAGTCCCACACGGCGTGGTTGACGGTGAGATCGACGACCTTGCCTGCGCCGGCATCTGTGTCGATACGCACACTGAGGGAGCCACACTTGTTGGACGGATCCTGTGCGGGAGTCTCCAGGCCAGCATCCTGACACGAGATCGCCGTGGCCTTTTGCACCGTGGCCTCGTGCACGGTGACACCGTCGGCATAGGTGGCTCCCTGGCCAGCAGCCACGTGGTCGTGGATGTTGCCGTGTGGCCACAGTCGTACCAGGCCCAGGGCGGTGAGGGCACCGACGATGACGAGGACGACGATCAGCGCGATCTGTCCTGGCCCAAGTGGTCGGGAGCCAGCCGGATCGGGATCGCTCGGATGTGGTACGGCATGGGACTGATGATGTGCCGAGGTGTGGCTGTGCAGATGACTGTGTGTCACGTTGGGCTCATTCCGTGTGGCAGGGGGCTCGTCGCGTGTGGCGGGGCCGGGACGCTCGTACCACATACGTACCAGAGCTCGAGATGTGACAAAAATGGACGTGTGTCAAATTGCTCGACGTGTGACGAAAATGTGGGCGTCGTTCGTCACACCAGGTCGGCCTGCATGACTCGGCCGGGATGCTTCGCAGACCCGTGAGGACGTAACATCGGAGATCAGCATCGACCGTGAATGGAGTCTCGTGTCCGGCACCGACAAACTCATGACCGTCCACCTCGTCTCGATGGGGTGCGCGCGCAACGACGTCGATTCCGAGGAATTGGCGGCCCGACTGGAGACCGGGGGATTTCGTCTGGTGGACGATCCCGAGCAGGCTGAGACGGTCGTCGTCAACACCTGTGGGTTCATCGAACAGGCCAAGAAGGACTCGGTGGACACCCTGCTGGCTGCAGCTGACCTCAAGGAGACTGGCTCGACCAAGGCCGTCGTCGCCGTGGGATGCATGGCTGAACGGTATGGACGAGAACTCGCCCAGGCCCTGCCCGAGGCGGACGCAGTGCTCGGCTTCGACGACTACGACGACATCGCTGGTCGACTCCAGACGATTCTGTCCGGCGGATCCATCGAGGCCCACGTCCCCCGGGATCGTCGTACCCTGCTGCCACTCTCGCCAGTGGCACGTCAGGCCGCTGCCGACGAGGTCGCAGCACCAGGCCACCACACTGCTCCTGCTGCGGATCAGCACACCGCCTCGAGTGACCGTGCAGCTGCCCCTGCTCGAACCGAGGAAGGTCAGGCATCTTCAGGTTCGCCCGCGGCGACTCTCAATCCCGCTGAGAACGCCCCCGATCTTCCCGCTGGACTGGCACCGGCCTCCGGACCACGAGCACGACGACGCCGCCTGGGTTCTGGCCCATACGCCCCACTCAAGATGGCCTCGGGCTGTGATCGCCGGTGTGCCTTCTGCGCGATCCCGCGGTTTCGCGGATCGTACCTCTCCCGGCCTCGGCAGGAAATCGTCGAGGAGGCCCGTTGGCTCGTCGACCACGGTGTGCGTGAGGTGTTCCTCGTCTCGGAGAACTCCAGCTCGTTCGGCAAGGACCTCGGGGATCTGCGCATGCTCGAAAAACTCCTGGTCGACCTGGACCGGGTAGCCGGATTGGACTGGGTGCGTGTGTCGTACCTGCAGCCGGC from Cutibacterium granulosum includes:
- a CDS encoding DeoR/GlpR family DNA-binding transcription regulator; translation: MQRLFRQKMIINSLGASPTSVNALVELTGASPATIRRDLTELEGHGQLRKVHGGAVAVNLRGMPMPYSLRSAENAAGKAAIAQLVSRLVTDDMSVIIDNGSTMVAVAQALQERPITALCLSLRAALSLGEGGVATVSTPDGTLMPESLRYEAASCLRALGAFRADVAIIGTCSASPAMGLTVTTHQDAQVKRAILASSARVVLAATSDKLSRTSSFRFGGIDDIDDLVTMQDAPQATLDAFRAAGSRVHIAD
- a CDS encoding HAD family hydrolase, whose amino-acid sequence is MTHTDPRLADIQAVLFDMDGTLVDSTAAVESIWSTWAEQNSIPTADVLAWCHGRQVAATITHFLPHITPENLQSMVSVQLDQECTRLESIKPATGGPELLIWLDTHHIPWGVVTNAPRRLALARLSAATIDPPLLVTLEDIAHGKPAPDGYLHAVRSCGATPARTLAVEDSASGLAAARSAGTVVVAVGGRSDADIVCHDLVDLHRLLVQMRSA
- a CDS encoding YibE/F family protein → MTHSHLHSHTSAHHQSHAVPHPSDPDPAGSRPLGPGQIALIVVLVIVGALTALGLVRLWPHGNIHDHVAAGQGATYADGVTVHEATVQKATAISCQDAGLETPAQDPSNKCGSLSVRIDTDAGAGKVVDLTVNHAVWDSGISPGQNVVVYHVPDPSGGDGTYQFRDFDRNHSMIAFALIFLVVVIAVARWRGVRAVVALGFALWLIWTFMIPALVMGRDPLLIGVVTSLAIMFLVLYLTHGVNMRTTTALVGTIFGILVCAGLGMWAATWSHFTGVSGEDDLLLGAIAPQMHMSVLVTCAIVVAGLGVLNDVTITQASAVWELADIWEGGLDRRRLFTSAMRIGRDHIASTIYTTAFAATGAALPVLVLMHLDNQPLQQVLTSEQFAAEIIRTLVGSIGLVLAVPLTTAVAVASVPRHVVKSRDVV
- the rimO gene encoding 30S ribosomal protein S12 methylthiotransferase RimO, whose amino-acid sequence is MGCARNDVDSEELAARLETGGFRLVDDPEQAETVVVNTCGFIEQAKKDSVDTLLAAADLKETGSTKAVVAVGCMAERYGRELAQALPEADAVLGFDDYDDIAGRLQTILSGGSIEAHVPRDRRTLLPLSPVARQAAADEVAAPGHHTAPAADQHTASSDRAAAPARTEEGQASSGSPAATLNPAENAPDLPAGLAPASGPRARRRRLGSGPYAPLKMASGCDRRCAFCAIPRFRGSYLSRPRQEIVEEARWLVDHGVREVFLVSENSSSFGKDLGDLRMLEKLLVDLDRVAGLDWVRVSYLQPAELRPSLVDVMLTTPKVVPYFDLSFQHASGPLLRRMRRFGDAESFLGIIDDIRQRCPEAGFRSNFITGFPGETDEDVAVLHDFLAQARLDVAGVFAYSDEEDTEAATLDGHVPDEVIEERRSALADLVDELMAQRAEERIGERTRVLIEDVDAQTATGRAPHQGPEVDGTVCLPDAMGLHVGDLVDVTITGCEGIDLTGELA